Proteins encoded together in one Janthinobacterium tructae window:
- a CDS encoding GNAT family N-acetyltransferase: protein MSINAALTLRPVCAANAEAVIRLPLHAAQRDFIASNADSLALATSHAYMHPRAIYADDELIGFAMYALPGSAGRQDTHVLYRLMIAAPWQGQGFARAALALLLAEMRSRGASRVVLYYVPANARARQLYADAGFVETGLDGDGEMMAERLLS, encoded by the coding sequence GTGTCCATCAACGCTGCCCTGACCCTGCGTCCCGTGTGCGCGGCCAACGCCGAGGCTGTCATTAGGTTGCCGCTGCACGCAGCGCAACGCGATTTTATTGCCAGTAATGCCGATTCGCTGGCGCTGGCCACCAGTCACGCCTACATGCACCCGCGCGCGATCTATGCCGACGACGAACTGATCGGCTTTGCCATGTATGCGCTGCCAGGCAGTGCGGGGCGGCAGGATACGCATGTGCTGTACCGCCTGATGATAGCGGCGCCGTGGCAGGGGCAGGGATTTGCCCGGGCAGCCCTGGCACTGCTGCTAGCCGAGATGCGCTCGCGTGGGGCAAGCAGGGTGGTGCTCTACTACGTGCCAGCCAATGCGCGCGCCCGGCAACTCTACGCAGACGCCGGTTTCGTCGAAACAGGACTCGACGGCGATGGCGAGATGATGGCCGAGCGCTTGCTTTCCTGA
- a CDS encoding FecR domain-containing protein — MNAAVDPRAARAAAQWLVRLHAGALSPDEQQAFQSWRASDPAHAAAWQRAELVCGTLASVPPALRQTADAAPPSPQRRAVLYGLAGLVAAGPALWLASQSAPWQCWRAAIRTARGEIRHMTLPDGTQLVLNTHTAIDVHFDDAARQVVLHAGEIHVATAHDGAVPARPFLVRSSNGAVRALGTHFSVRQGGSVLAPRTQVAVSEGAVEIRPAQAPDALRRVNAGRQGSFDERAISSLSPLTPHADGWLQGVLIAERMPLGEVLAQVARYRYGVLHCDPALAAMPVDGIFQLNDPDNILLLLQHSLPIRLVRRTRYWISVEAA, encoded by the coding sequence GTGAACGCCGCGGTCGACCCACGCGCCGCCCGCGCGGCGGCGCAATGGCTGGTGCGCCTGCACGCAGGCGCCTTGAGTCCAGATGAGCAGCAAGCGTTCCAGTCCTGGCGCGCCAGCGATCCCGCGCACGCAGCGGCCTGGCAGCGGGCCGAGCTGGTGTGCGGCACCCTGGCCAGCGTGCCGCCCGCGCTGCGCCAGACGGCCGACGCGGCGCCGCCGTCGCCGCAGCGGCGTGCCGTGCTCTACGGCCTGGCCGGATTGGTCGCGGCCGGGCCGGCGCTGTGGCTGGCCAGCCAGTCGGCCCCATGGCAGTGCTGGCGCGCCGCGATCCGCACGGCGCGCGGTGAGATCCGCCACATGACCTTGCCGGATGGCACGCAACTGGTGCTCAATACGCACACGGCCATCGACGTGCACTTTGACGATGCGGCACGGCAGGTCGTGCTGCATGCCGGGGAAATCCATGTCGCCACGGCGCATGACGGGGCCGTGCCCGCGCGCCCATTCCTCGTGCGCAGCAGCAATGGTGCCGTGCGCGCGCTGGGCACGCACTTCAGCGTGCGCCAGGGCGGCAGCGTGCTGGCGCCGCGCACGCAGGTGGCTGTCAGCGAGGGCGCCGTCGAGATCCGACCGGCGCAAGCGCCCGATGCCTTGCGCAGGGTCAATGCGGGCCGGCAGGGCAGTTTCGATGAGCGTGCCATTTCTTCCCTGTCGCCGCTGACGCCGCACGCTGACGGCTGGCTGCAGGGCGTGCTGATCGCCGAGCGCATGCCGCTGGGCGAGGTGCTGGCCCAGGTGGCGCGCTATCGCTACGGCGTGCTGCACTGCGATCCGGCGCTGGCCGCCATGCCCGTGGACGGCATCTTCCAGCTGAACGACCCGGACAACATCCTGCTCTTGCTGCAACATTCCTTGCCGATCCGGCTGGTGCGCCGCACGCGCTACTGGATCAGTGTCGAGGCGGCTTGA
- the gap gene encoding type I glyceraldehyde-3-phosphate dehydrogenase gives MTIKVAINGYGRIGRNVLRAFYEGGKQQDIEIVAINDLGDAKSNAHLTRYDTVHGKFPGVVTIDGDNMLVNGDRIRVFAQRDPALIPWGELGVDVVLECTGFFTTKEKASAHLKGGAKKVIISAPGGKDVDATIVFGVNQHVLKASDTVISNASCTTNCLAPLVKPLNDAIGIESGLMTTVHAYTNDQVLSDVMHEDLRRARSATHSMIPTKTGAAAAVGLVLPELNGKLDGFAIRVPTINVSLVDLSFIARRDTTVEEVNALLKAASEGALKGILTYQTEPLVSIDFNHNPASSNFDSTLTKVSGRLVKVSSWYDNEWGFSNRMLDTTVALMAAK, from the coding sequence ATGACCATCAAAGTTGCCATCAATGGCTATGGCCGCATCGGCCGCAACGTCTTGCGCGCGTTTTATGAAGGCGGCAAGCAGCAGGATATCGAGATTGTCGCCATCAACGACCTGGGCGATGCCAAGTCGAACGCGCATTTGACGCGCTACGATACGGTGCACGGCAAGTTTCCCGGCGTCGTCACCATCGATGGCGACAATATGCTCGTCAATGGCGACCGCATCCGCGTCTTCGCGCAGCGCGATCCGGCCCTGATTCCGTGGGGAGAGTTGGGTGTGGACGTGGTGCTCGAATGCACGGGTTTCTTCACCACCAAGGAAAAAGCCTCGGCCCACCTGAAGGGCGGGGCAAAGAAAGTCATCATTTCCGCGCCGGGCGGCAAGGACGTGGACGCCACCATCGTGTTCGGCGTCAATCAGCATGTCTTGAAGGCATCCGATACGGTCATTTCCAACGCCTCGTGCACGACGAATTGCCTCGCGCCATTGGTCAAGCCGCTCAACGATGCCATCGGCATCGAATCGGGCCTGATGACCACCGTGCACGCCTACACGAACGACCAGGTACTGTCGGACGTGATGCATGAAGACTTGCGCCGCGCCCGTTCGGCCACGCATTCGATGATCCCCACCAAGACGGGCGCGGCAGCCGCTGTCGGCCTGGTCTTGCCGGAACTGAATGGCAAGCTCGATGGTTTCGCCATCCGCGTGCCGACGATTAACGTCTCCTTGGTCGACCTGTCTTTCATCGCCAGGCGCGACACCACGGTCGAGGAAGTCAATGCCTTGCTGAAAGCGGCATCGGAAGGCGCGCTGAAAGGGATTTTGACGTACCAGACGGAACCGCTCGTTTCCATCGATTTCAACCACAACCCGGCGTCGTCGAACTTCGATTCGACGCTGACCAAGGTCTCGGGCCGCCTCGTGAAAGTGTCGTCGTGGTACGACAACGAGTGGGGCTTCTCGAACCGCATGCTCGACACCACGGTTGCCCTGATGGCGGCCAAGTAA
- the pyk gene encoding pyruvate kinase has product MQVQQRATKIVSTIGPASNDIDTLVRMFKAGVDVVRLNFSHGKAQDHIDRARMVREAAALCGREVAIMADLQGPKIRVGKFEEGKIFLENGMKFILDAKWGENGELGNIERCGLDYKELPRDLRTADVLLLNDGLIVLTVDKVVGSEIHTTVKIGGELSNNKGINRQGGGLSAPALTAKDMEDVKTAMSFQADYVAVSFPKNATDMVMARQLANIAGEAWDHKPMMIAKIERAEAIPALQEILDASDGIMVARGDLAVEVGNAAVPALQKRMIKMARASNKLAITATQMMESMIVNAVPTRAEVSDVANAVLDGTDAVMTSAETASGRYPIETVEAMAAICLDAEKWDTCKLDADFLNATFSRIDQSIAYGALFTAHHLRVKAIATLTESGSTALWMSRCNIDIPIVALTPSVGTRRKLALYRNVSTLELTSGTDRDKVLQQAEDLLLEHKVVTKGDTVVLTWGEPMGKVGGTNALKIMKIGQH; this is encoded by the coding sequence ATGCAAGTACAGCAACGCGCCACCAAGATCGTTTCCACCATCGGCCCCGCTTCGAACGATATCGATACCCTGGTCCGCATGTTCAAGGCCGGCGTCGACGTCGTGCGCCTGAACTTTTCGCATGGCAAGGCGCAAGACCATATCGACCGCGCCCGCATGGTGCGCGAAGCGGCGGCCCTGTGCGGCCGCGAAGTGGCCATCATGGCCGACTTGCAAGGCCCGAAGATTCGCGTTGGCAAGTTTGAAGAAGGCAAGATTTTCCTGGAAAACGGCATGAAGTTCATCCTTGACGCGAAATGGGGCGAAAACGGTGAACTGGGTAACATCGAACGCTGCGGCCTCGACTACAAGGAATTGCCACGCGACTTGCGCACGGCCGACGTGCTGCTGCTGAACGACGGTCTCATCGTCTTGACGGTCGACAAAGTCGTTGGCAGCGAAATCCACACGACCGTGAAAATCGGCGGCGAACTGTCGAATAACAAGGGCATCAACCGCCAGGGCGGCGGCCTGTCCGCGCCGGCCCTGACGGCCAAGGATATGGAAGACGTCAAGACGGCGATGAGTTTCCAGGCCGATTACGTGGCCGTGTCGTTCCCGAAAAACGCTACCGACATGGTCATGGCGCGCCAGCTGGCCAATATCGCCGGCGAAGCGTGGGACCACAAGCCGATGATGATCGCCAAGATCGAGCGCGCGGAAGCCATTCCCGCGTTGCAAGAGATTCTCGATGCCTCCGACGGCATCATGGTGGCGCGCGGCGACCTGGCCGTGGAAGTGGGTAATGCGGCCGTGCCGGCCCTGCAAAAGCGCATGATCAAGATGGCGCGCGCGTCGAACAAGCTGGCGATCACGGCCACGCAGATGATGGAATCGATGATCGTCAACGCCGTGCCGACGCGCGCGGAAGTGTCCGACGTGGCCAATGCCGTACTCGATGGCACGGACGCCGTCATGACGTCGGCGGAAACGGCCTCGGGCCGCTACCCGATCGAGACGGTGGAAGCGATGGCCGCCATCTGCCTGGACGCGGAAAAATGGGATACCTGCAAGCTGGATGCCGATTTCCTCAACGCCACGTTCTCGCGCATCGACCAGTCGATCGCCTACGGCGCCCTGTTTACGGCGCATCACCTGCGCGTGAAAGCCATCGCCACCCTGACGGAATCGGGGTCCACGGCCTTGTGGATGAGCCGCTGCAACATCGACATCCCCATCGTCGCGCTGACCCCGAGCGTCGGCACGCGCCGCAAGCTGGCCCTGTACCGCAACGTCAGCACTCTGGAATTGACGTCCGGCACGGACCGCGACAAGGTCTTGCAGCAGGCCGAAGACTTGCTGCTGGAACATAAGGTCGTGACCAAGGGCGACACGGTCGTACTGACCTGGGGCGAGCCGATGGGCAAGGTCGGCGGCACGAATGCGCTGAAAATCATGAAGATCGGCCAGCACTGA
- a CDS encoding TonB-dependent siderophore receptor, with product MSLHPTTGAVRAALVLLLAVGAAGAGLPQAALAAESSPAASLREYHIPAGSLRDALSTFAIAAGINLSTQGVALDGLATPGLQGRHGVAAGLQKLLQGSGLEVLANGSGNYLLRKISSGTADGGLDSMPAVIVSAEADRATEGTGLYTSRNMSTATGLNLSQRHTPQTVSVISRQQMEDFDLTTLQDVARATPGLYGKTQGVSDQETTYFARGFALSHVSVDGLPLDVTAFNERNVSADMLMYDRVEVVRGATGLMEGAGAPSGSINMIRKRPTATPLLNASAHLGSWKDRQLTVDASNALNDSGSLRGRVAASWRDSDSFVDVVNNTNGTVYAIVEADLTPSTTAGIGFSRQHSRTDGVFVGLPTLPDGRHMDLPRSTFLNNADSFQKRDNNVVFADLETQLEKGWRSRFAITHIDASSSTRNTTNSRVEGESYLLEQSETGWKYNTQQVVADWRLSGPVTWFGRQHDVIVGASYRHDDSDAAQSWEGAGKRVFDLRQWNPRAYPMRGAPFEPYNWGRKTDEKGIYVAGNFSLADPLRLVLGGRFGWYAQDVTGWYSTKPTWRRDLTENAKFTPYAGLVYDLDAHHSIYASGTQIFQPQSVLDVQGNTLPPLSGTNLEAGIKGEYFGGRLNASGALFRIKQNNRAMADEVNCPTGGAIYCARAAGQVKSEGVDLQLSGSPLPGWQIAGGYTYVLAKYTKDSVAANIGQRIATDEPKQLFKLYTTVQLSGSLAKWNLGASVYAQDKIDRRDTAYLTQQGGYAIVGLTAGYRLSEQVQLRVSVDNVLDRRYYQGLGYAWSGGLERYGAPRSVLLSLNYKL from the coding sequence ATGTCGCTCCATCCCACCACCGGCGCCGTGCGCGCCGCGCTGGTCCTGCTCCTCGCCGTGGGCGCGGCCGGCGCCGGTTTGCCGCAGGCAGCGCTGGCCGCCGAGTCCAGCCCGGCCGCCAGCCTGCGCGAGTATCATATTCCCGCCGGCAGCCTGCGCGATGCGCTGTCCACGTTTGCCATCGCTGCCGGGATCAACCTGTCCACCCAGGGCGTGGCGCTCGACGGCCTGGCGACGCCGGGCTTGCAGGGCCGCCATGGTGTCGCGGCCGGCCTGCAAAAACTGCTGCAAGGCAGCGGGCTCGAAGTGCTTGCAAACGGCAGCGGCAATTACCTGTTGCGTAAAATCAGTAGCGGCACGGCCGATGGCGGTCTGGACAGCATGCCCGCCGTGATCGTCAGCGCCGAGGCCGACCGCGCCACGGAAGGCACGGGACTGTATACGTCGAGGAATATGTCGACGGCCACGGGCTTGAACCTGTCGCAGCGCCACACGCCGCAAACGGTCAGCGTGATTTCGCGCCAGCAAATGGAAGATTTCGATTTGACCACCTTGCAGGACGTGGCGCGCGCCACGCCCGGCCTGTATGGCAAGACGCAGGGCGTGTCCGACCAGGAAACCACGTATTTCGCGCGCGGTTTTGCCTTGAGTCACGTGAGTGTCGATGGCTTGCCGCTCGATGTCACGGCTTTCAATGAGCGCAACGTCTCGGCCGACATGCTGATGTACGACCGCGTGGAAGTGGTGCGCGGCGCCACCGGCCTGATGGAAGGGGCGGGCGCGCCGTCGGGCAGCATCAACATGATACGCAAGCGCCCCACGGCCACGCCCCTGCTCAATGCGTCCGCTCACCTGGGCAGCTGGAAGGACCGGCAACTGACGGTGGACGCCAGCAATGCCCTGAACGACTCGGGCAGCCTGCGCGGGCGCGTGGCGGCCAGCTGGCGCGACAGCGACAGCTTTGTCGACGTGGTCAACAATACCAATGGCACCGTGTATGCGATCGTCGAGGCGGACCTGACGCCGTCGACCACGGCCGGCATCGGTTTTTCGCGCCAGCACAGCCGCACCGACGGCGTGTTCGTCGGCTTGCCGACCTTGCCCGACGGCCGCCACATGGACTTGCCCCGCTCGACTTTCCTGAACAATGCCGACTCGTTCCAGAAACGCGACAACAACGTCGTCTTCGCCGACCTGGAAACGCAGCTGGAGAAGGGCTGGCGCAGCCGCTTTGCCATCACGCACATCGATGCCTCGTCGAGCACGCGCAATACCACCAACAGCCGTGTCGAGGGCGAATCGTATCTGCTGGAACAGTCGGAGACAGGCTGGAAGTACAACACGCAACAAGTGGTGGCCGACTGGCGCTTGAGCGGGCCCGTCACCTGGTTCGGCCGCCAGCATGACGTCATCGTCGGCGCCAGCTACCGCCATGACGATTCGGATGCGGCCCAGAGCTGGGAAGGTGCGGGAAAGCGCGTGTTCGATCTGCGCCAGTGGAATCCCCGTGCCTACCCGATGCGCGGCGCGCCGTTCGAGCCCTACAACTGGGGCCGCAAGACGGACGAGAAGGGCATTTATGTGGCCGGCAACTTCAGCCTGGCCGATCCGCTGCGCCTGGTGCTGGGCGGGCGCTTCGGCTGGTATGCGCAGGATGTCACGGGCTGGTATTCCACCAAGCCGACGTGGCGCCGCGACCTGACGGAAAACGCCAAGTTCACGCCGTACGCGGGTCTGGTCTACGACCTGGACGCGCACCATTCCATATATGCGAGCGGCACGCAGATCTTCCAGCCGCAAAGCGTGCTCGATGTACAGGGCAATACCTTGCCACCGTTGAGCGGCACCAACCTGGAAGCGGGCATCAAGGGCGAGTATTTCGGCGGCAGGCTCAATGCCAGCGGTGCCCTGTTCCGCATCAAGCAGAACAACCGCGCCATGGCCGACGAGGTCAATTGCCCCACGGGCGGCGCCATCTATTGCGCCCGCGCGGCCGGGCAGGTCAAAAGCGAAGGCGTCGACTTGCAGTTGTCGGGCTCGCCTCTGCCGGGCTGGCAGATCGCGGGTGGCTACACCTATGTGCTGGCCAAGTACACGAAGGACAGCGTGGCGGCGAACATCGGCCAGCGCATCGCCACCGATGAGCCGAAGCAATTGTTCAAGCTGTACACGACTGTGCAGCTGAGCGGCAGCCTGGCAAAATGGAACCTCGGCGCCTCCGTCTACGCCCAGGACAAGATTGACCGTCGCGACACGGCTTACCTGACGCAGCAGGGCGGCTACGCCATCGTCGGGCTGACGGCCGGCTACCGCCTCAGCGAGCAGGTACAGCTGCGCGTGAGTGTCGACAACGTGCTCGATCGCCGCTACTACCAGGGCCTCGGCTATGCCTGGTCGGGCGGGCTGGAACGCTACGGCGCGCCGCGCAGCGTGCTGCTGTCCCTGAACTACAAGCTGTAG
- a CDS encoding sigma-70 family RNA polymerase sigma factor, which produces MAQSGESIAVIYSNHHGWLMRWLRAKLQCADHAADLAQDTFVRLLTAPPEGRQTLREPRAYLTTVAQRLLIDHYRRLSLEQAWLETLAQQPDLLMQSPEERLLVLEALQRIDAMLDGLPPLVRNAFLLAHVDGLAYGEIARRLAVSERSIKRYMVQAFERCILLIL; this is translated from the coding sequence ATGGCGCAATCCGGCGAATCGATCGCCGTCATTTACAGCAATCACCACGGCTGGCTGATGCGCTGGCTGCGCGCCAAGCTGCAGTGCGCCGACCATGCGGCCGACCTGGCGCAGGATACCTTCGTGCGCCTGCTGACGGCGCCGCCGGAAGGCCGGCAGACCTTGCGCGAACCGCGCGCCTACCTGACCACCGTGGCGCAGCGCTTGCTGATCGACCATTACCGGCGCCTGTCGCTGGAGCAGGCGTGGCTGGAAACCCTGGCGCAGCAGCCCGATCTGCTGATGCAGTCGCCGGAAGAGCGCTTGCTGGTATTGGAGGCCTTGCAGCGCATCGATGCCATGCTCGACGGCTTGCCGCCGCTGGTGCGCAACGCCTTCCTGCTGGCGCATGTCGACGGCCTCGCTTACGGGGAAATCGCGCGGCGCCTGGCCGTGAGCGAGCGCAGCATCAAGCGCTACATGGTGCAGGCGTTCGAGCGCTGCATCCTCTTGATCCTGTGA
- a CDS encoding PAS domain S-box protein — protein MLSSIFAFSTNTVPYIYGTHDAWLVLFSIGIAIFASFMALQIAGMARSSERGFQRQTAIITGAIALGGGIWSMHFIGMLAFDICTRVSFDPGLTLLSMLPGVAASWVALNLLARPRISWRQLVVGGVLVGVGIGSMHYSGMAAMQTSLTLHYEPWLFALSLLVAVTMAMLALWIRFGLSAMRQRLSALTALLVSSVVMGLAISGMHYTGMLAARFSGTPTAGENTITVQASFVALAVALITVTLTVFVVAANGLLRYRQLLRHASAGESRLRAIVDTAADGLITIDGQGKVRSFNPAAESLFGWSEAQIVGRDASVLLQAADAAAYEGYLRDYLETGASRILDSGRELDGRHKDGAVLPMRVAIGKIDTPGQPLFVAFVTDMRSSRSMEQALKDSERQYRTLIRNIPGVSFHCSFAPEWKMIFISDAVFNLTGWMPQDFIEGRVRLFELVHPDDRQRVNDTCVQAAGEKRDFENVYRLIHRDGRERWVRESSGPVLDNDGVVRWIDGVILDITESELRNAEYEGKVTAISRAMAVIEFDLQGRILAVNQNFLDLLGYQLDDVLGLHHSIFCEPAYVTSPDYIAFWQQLAQGEFNTGEYKRIDKDGREVWIQASYNPIFNADGKPFKVVKLATDVSERRAMQENLRAAKDRAELAAESKTSFLANMSHEIRTPMNAIIGFTEVLLGTALDSLQRRHLGTVRQSARSLLELLNDILDTAKLEKGATELELVDFSLPDLVDHVAASLRITAQARDLVLHVDVDPGMGQFFLGDARRVQQVLTNLIGNAVKFTEVGHVRVAVAMQGEQVHIAVHDTGIGIPADRLDKIFAPFTQADSSMSRRFGGTGLGTTISLQLVELMGGTITVESTLGVGSVFHVLLPLAPGKAVARRSEQPVVALPPLRILVADDVPQNVELLQISLGAAGHQVIAASDGESAVREFSRGSFDIVLMDVQMPRMDGLEATRLIRVYEREQGLKATPIIALTASVLEQDRRAAQTAGMNGFASKPLEMHKLTAEIARLLDIAVAMPPPAAGSAARAAAGQVDWQRGIALWGGRETLQRAIARFVQANGDCAAMLAAELERGDGSVAGHLLHRIKGAAGNLCLVQVESLLGRIEQAIARQLPATELLVQLAAAFMALAGELEVDAGAPLAPVDAAPAVSAALDASAAGALLRQAIVSLEGGQLDDALMARIAAMLAPHGQQQRLQALAGALDDFEFARAADVLRQLLAWLEAPADLS, from the coding sequence ATGCTGAGTTCCATCTTTGCCTTTTCGACCAATACCGTGCCGTATATCTACGGCACGCACGATGCCTGGCTGGTGCTGTTTTCCATCGGCATTGCCATCTTTGCCTCGTTCATGGCCCTGCAGATCGCAGGCATGGCGCGCAGCAGCGAGCGCGGCTTCCAGCGCCAGACGGCCATCATCACGGGCGCCATCGCGCTGGGCGGCGGCATCTGGTCGATGCACTTCATCGGCATGCTGGCTTTCGACATCTGCACGCGCGTTTCCTTCGACCCCGGCCTGACCCTGCTGTCGATGCTGCCTGGCGTGGCCGCGTCGTGGGTGGCGCTGAACTTGCTGGCGCGTCCGCGCATCAGCTGGCGCCAGCTGGTGGTGGGCGGCGTGCTGGTGGGCGTGGGCATCGGCTCCATGCATTACAGCGGCATGGCCGCCATGCAAACTTCGCTGACCCTGCACTACGAGCCGTGGCTGTTTGCGCTGTCGCTGCTGGTGGCCGTCACCATGGCCATGCTGGCACTGTGGATACGCTTCGGCCTGAGTGCCATGCGCCAGCGCCTCAGTGCGCTGACGGCGCTGCTGGTCAGCAGTGTCGTCATGGGCCTGGCCATTTCCGGCATGCATTACACGGGCATGCTGGCGGCGCGCTTTTCCGGTACGCCCACGGCAGGCGAGAACACGATTACGGTGCAAGCCTCGTTCGTGGCCCTGGCCGTGGCCCTGATCACCGTCACCCTGACCGTCTTCGTGGTCGCCGCGAACGGCTTGCTGCGCTACCGCCAGTTGTTGCGCCATGCCAGCGCCGGCGAGTCGCGCCTGCGCGCCATCGTCGACACGGCCGCCGATGGCCTGATCACCATCGATGGCCAGGGCAAGGTGCGTTCCTTTAACCCCGCCGCGGAAAGCCTGTTTGGCTGGTCCGAAGCGCAGATCGTGGGGCGCGACGCCAGCGTGCTGCTGCAAGCAGCCGATGCGGCCGCGTACGAAGGCTATTTGCGCGACTACCTGGAAACGGGCGCCTCGCGCATCCTCGACAGCGGACGCGAACTCGACGGCCGCCACAAGGATGGCGCCGTGCTGCCCATGCGCGTGGCGATCGGCAAGATCGACACGCCGGGCCAGCCCCTGTTCGTGGCGTTTGTCACGGACATGCGCTCCTCGCGCAGCATGGAACAGGCGCTGAAGGACAGCGAGCGCCAGTACCGCACCCTGATCCGCAATATCCCCGGCGTGTCCTTCCACTGCAGCTTCGCGCCCGAATGGAAGATGATCTTCATCAGCGATGCTGTCTTCAACCTGACAGGCTGGATGCCGCAGGACTTCATCGAAGGGCGGGTCAGGCTGTTCGAGCTCGTGCATCCGGACGACCGCCAGCGCGTCAACGACACCTGCGTGCAGGCGGCCGGCGAGAAGCGCGATTTCGAGAACGTCTACCGCCTGATCCACCGCGACGGGCGCGAGCGCTGGGTGCGCGAAAGCAGCGGCCCTGTGCTCGACAACGATGGCGTGGTGCGCTGGATCGACGGCGTCATCCTCGACATCACGGAAAGCGAATTGCGCAACGCCGAATACGAGGGCAAGGTCACGGCCATCTCGCGCGCGATGGCCGTCATCGAGTTCGACCTGCAGGGGCGCATCCTGGCGGTCAACCAGAACTTCCTCGACCTGCTCGGCTACCAGCTCGATGACGTGCTGGGGCTGCACCACAGCATCTTCTGCGAACCGGCTTATGTCACTTCGCCCGACTACATCGCTTTCTGGCAGCAGCTGGCGCAGGGCGAATTCAATACGGGCGAGTACAAGCGCATCGACAAGGATGGCCGGGAAGTGTGGATACAGGCCTCGTACAACCCGATCTTCAACGCGGACGGCAAGCCGTTCAAGGTGGTCAAGCTGGCCACCGACGTGAGCGAGCGGCGCGCCATGCAGGAAAACCTGCGCGCGGCAAAAGACCGCGCCGAGCTGGCCGCCGAATCGAAAACCAGCTTCCTGGCCAACATGAGCCATGAAATCCGCACGCCGATGAATGCCATCATCGGCTTTACGGAAGTGCTGCTGGGGACCGCCCTGGACAGCCTGCAGCGCCGCCATCTGGGCACGGTGCGCCAGTCGGCCCGTTCGTTGCTCGAGCTGCTCAACGACATCCTCGACACGGCCAAGCTGGAAAAAGGCGCCACCGAGCTGGAACTGGTGGACTTTTCGCTGCCGGACCTGGTCGATCATGTGGCGGCCTCCCTGCGCATCACGGCGCAGGCGCGCGACCTGGTGCTGCATGTGGACGTCGATCCGGGCATGGGCCAGTTCTTTCTGGGCGACGCGCGCCGGGTGCAGCAGGTGCTGACGAATTTGATCGGCAACGCCGTCAAGTTCACGGAAGTGGGCCACGTGCGCGTGGCCGTCGCCATGCAGGGCGAGCAGGTGCATATCGCCGTGCACGACACGGGCATCGGCATCCCCGCCGACCGCCTGGACAAGATCTTCGCCCCATTTACACAAGCCGATTCTTCCATGAGTCGCCGCTTTGGCGGCACGGGCCTGGGCACGACGATTTCGCTGCAGCTGGTCGAACTGATGGGTGGCACCATCACGGTGGAAAGCACCCTGGGCGTGGGCAGCGTGTTCCATGTATTGCTGCCGCTGGCGCCGGGCAAGGCTGTGGCGCGCCGCAGCGAACAGCCCGTGGTGGCCTTGCCGCCGCTGCGCATCCTGGTGGCCGACGACGTGCCGCAGAACGTGGAGCTGCTGCAGATCAGTCTGGGCGCGGCCGGCCACCAGGTGATCGCCGCCAGCGATGGCGAGAGCGCCGTGCGCGAGTTCAGCCGTGGCAGCTTCGACATCGTCCTGATGGACGTGCAGATGCCGCGCATGGATGGCCTGGAAGCGACACGCCTGATCCGCGTGTACGAGCGCGAACAGGGCTTGAAGGCGACGCCCATCATCGCCCTGACGGCCAGCGTACTGGAACAGGACCGGCGCGCCGCGCAGACGGCGGGCATGAACGGTTTTGCCTCGAAGCCGCTGGAAATGCACAAGCTGACGGCGGAAATCGCCCGCCTGCTCGATATCGCCGTGGCCATGCCGCCGCCGGCGGCCGGCTCGGCGGCGCGTGCGGCCGCAGGCCAGGTGGACTGGCAGCGCGGCATCGCCCTGTGGGGTGGCCGCGAGACCTTGCAGCGGGCCATCGCGCGTTTTGTGCAGGCCAATGGCGATTGCGCCGCCATGCTGGCGGCGGAGCTGGAACGTGGCGATGGCAGCGTAGCGGGCCACCTGCTGCACCGTATCAAGGGCGCGGCGGGCAACCTGTGCCTGGTGCAGGTCGAAAGCCTGCTGGGACGCATCGAGCAAGCGATCGCGCGCCAGTTGCCGGCCACCGAATTGCTGGTACAGCTGGCGGCCGCCTTCATGGCGCTGGCCGGCGAGCTGGAGGTCGATGCCGGGGCGCCTTTGGCGCCGGTCGATGCTGCGCCGGCTGTCAGCGCGGCGCTCGATGCGTCCGCCGCTGGCGCCTTGCTGCGGCAAGCCATCGTCAGCCTGGAAGGCGGACAGCTGGACGACGCCCTGATGGCGCGGATCGCCGCCATGCTGGCGCCGCACGGCCAGCAGCAGCGCCTGCAGGCGCTGGCCGGCGCCCTCGACGATTTTGAATTTGCGCGCGCCGCAGACGTGCTGCGCCAGCTGCTGGCGTGGCTGGAAGCGCCAGCCGACCTTTCCTGA